In Leishmania mexicana MHOM/GT/2001/U1103 complete genome, chromosome 20, one genomic interval encodes:
- a CDS encoding putative eukaryotic translation initiation factor 3 subunit 8, giving the protein MNFFAISSSDSDSESEKSLFREEVPEAQINPFWFEWTDEEELEERQEVIPKKEKAANAIQALCDTFDYNAGNESWREALEAFKRMCDEVHMFVRKYKVAPQGLQNCLQDMPNLAEHLEGKGREDFANRLEFKSLKELVALVEETEKLYKKELEELAKGPENDDGAQDEDDDAGAELTEAEYAQILEDISGSREVNLVGKVEKVIRACGRKGYTNLEISAMGIAVSAVLRRDSRKLLVSSDTWERAFKWGSKFFSRMIAATDVRFVEDSSSVNARNIVVPGGIHGFLTYLHTELVNKSKFEEVASQEYLKIITFENELAVLADRALGYYQARKRIEPSKACISILFDILGQRRQEAHQLFYDSLSSTDNLIISESVFDTVRALHKLSLQLRPSVALSASGVCHVAYQYGLCGLYREGRDYLLRTGVANSITVSDAPLAILLNRAIAQLGLAAFIAGDIPTAHQLLRTVWGLRSNQVLIGQSPPPKSVLDDEHAEMEYRNLLIPPHMHMPVAQLEMASVLSGLLMGVKMEAQNPYERNHMERYVYNTVTRTPDLMGKPFSFKEQVAVAYEHLKAGNYIGAKEQVEAMTTFDTLPSGKETRKLYLQSLKEVALLVFCHTNRTNFSTISVVNLAIKFDMEESDVRRTVNEILSENTTLSAYWDRDDAYLYLDRNNATRLQHLVKGTSESISNLAKHCESRLRANGGRGRGRGGVAGGRGGAGGRGAGGRGRGGR; this is encoded by the coding sequence TTCGCGATCAGCTCtagcgacagcgacagcgagtCGGAGAAGAGCCTGTTCCGTGAGGAGGTGCCGGAGGCGCAGATCAATCCCTTCTGGTTTGAGTGGACcgatgaggaggagctggaggagcgccAGGAGGTGATTCccaagaaggagaaggcggccaACGCTATTCAAGCGCTGTGCGATACGTTTGACTACAATGCCGGCAATGAATCGTGGCGTGAGGCGCTCGAGGCGTTTAAGCGCATGTGCGATGAGGTGCACATGTTTGTGCGCAAGTACAAGGTGGCGCCGCAGGGACTGCAGAACTGCCTTCAGGACATGCCGAACTTGGCGGAGCATCTGGAGGGAAAGGGGCGCGAGGACTTTGCGAATCGTTTGGAGTTCAAGAGCCTGAAGGAGCTCGTCGCCTtggtggaggagacggagaaaCTTTACAAGAAGgagctcgaggagctggcgaAGGGCCCAGAGAACGATGACGGTGCGCaggacgaagacgacgatgccggcgcggagctgaccgAGGCCGAATACGCGCAGATCCTCGAGGACATCTCCGGCTCCCGCGAGGTGAACCTGGTGGGCAAGGTCGAGAAGGTGATTCGCGCGTGTGGCCGCAAGGGATACACGAACCTGGAGATCTCCGCCATGGGTATCGCCGTCTCGGCTGTCCTGCGCCGCGACAGCCGCAAGCTTCTGGTGAGCTCCGACACGTGGGAGCGCGCCTTCAAGTGGGGCTCCAAGTTCTTCAGCCGCATGATCGCCGCCACTGATGTCCGCTTCGTCGAGGACTCCTCGTCGGTGAATGCACGCAACATTGTCGTGCCTGGCGGCATCCACGGCTTCTTGACGTACCTTCACACAGAGTTAGTGAACAAGTCCAAGTTTGAGGAGGTGGCCAGCCAGGAGTACCTCAAGATCATCACCTTCGAAAACGAACTTGCTGTGCTCGCTGATCGTGCCCTAGGCTACTATCAGGCCCGCAAGAGGATTGAGCCGTCGAAGGCGTGTATTTCCATCCTCTTCGACATCCTCGGCCAGCGTCGTCAGGAGGCCCACCAGCTCTTCTACGACTCCCTCTCCTCGACAGACAATCTCATCATCTCGGAGTCTGTCTTCGATACCGTCCGCGCCCTTCACAAGCTTAGCCTTCAACTGAGGCCCAGTGTTGCCCTCTCAGCGTCGGGTGTGTGCCACGTTGCGTACCAGTACGGTCTGTGCGGCCTGTACCGCGAGGGTCGCGACTACCTGCTTCGCACAGGCGTGGCCAACAGCATCACCGTCTCCGATGCCCCGCTGGCTATTCTGCTCAATAGGGCCATTGCCCAGCTCGGGTTGGCCGCGTTCATCGCGGGTGATATCCCTACGGCGCACCAACTGCTGCGCACCGTTTGGGGCCTCCGGTCGAACCAGGTGCTGATCGGccagtcgccgccgcccaagTCGGTGCTGGATGACGAGCACGCTGAGATGGAGTACCGAAACTTGCTTATTCCTccccacatgcacatgcccgtcgcgcagctggagaTGGCGTCCGTTCTCTCCGGCCTCCTCATGGGCGTGAAGATGGAGGCGCAGAATCCGTACGAGCGCAACCACATGGAGCGCTACGTGTACAACACGGTCACGCGTACCCCGGATCTCATGGGAAAGCCGTTCTCCTTCAAGGAGCAAGTGGCTGTTGCCTACGAGCACTTGAAGGCTGGCAACTACATTGGTGCCAAGGAGCAGGTGGAGGCAATGACCACGTTTGACACCCTCCCATCGGGCAAGGAGACGCGCAAACTGTATCTGCAGAGCCTGAAGGAGGTCGCGCTGCTCGTGTTCTGCCACACGAACCGCACGAACTTCTCCACCATATCTGTGGTCAACCTGGCCATCAAGTTTGACATGGAGGAAAGCGATGTACGCCGTACAGTCAACGAAATACTGTCAGAGAACACAACGCTCAGCGCGTACTGGGACCGCGATGACGCGTACTTGTACCTGGACCGCAATAACGCGACGCGCCTCCAGCACTTGGTGAAAGGGACGTCGGAGAGCATCTCCAATCTGGCGAAGCACTGCGAGAGCCGCCTTCGTGCGAACGGTGGTCGTGGCCGCGgtcgcggtggcgtggcCGGTGGTAggggcggtgccggcgggcgtggcgctggtggacgtggccgtggcggccgctAA